The nucleotide window ctctgtcttcgcccttctcctgctcgcagtgtctctatctctcaaggatgaatacacattaaaacaaatttaaaaaaaaaaaaaaaaaggtcagcgTCTCTGCAAACatcccaaaaaagaagaaaattcttgaCTCTTCATCTGGTACCTcagtacttgtgtgtgtgtgtgttcggggTCATTTCTAGGTTTGTGTACATGTTTGAAGGTGAGGCACGTAGCCCTGCGTGTACCTGTGTATAAGTGAACGGCCTACACTTGTGACACGTGCATACATATGGAGGCGCATGTATGCGCgtgtgtctgtctgcctgtccccgCGAGCTCGTGTAGCTGTGGGTGTGTGCACGTGACTGAGGTCGTTGCGTCCCCCAGTGTCCACCAGCAAAGTCCCAGTTCATCATTTCCCCACGTTGCtcaagggaaactgaggcccaaagagctTCCCCAAGACCCAGGGCCATCCGGAAAGTCACTAACGGAGCCAGAAACCAGAAGTCTGATCTCCTGCCGCTCCCAAGATCCGCCACGAAGCTCGGGCCACTTCTCTGCGTACAAGGTCTGTCTGCAGGCCAGGCTGACCCTTTGCAGCGCTCGGGTCTGCTCCGGGTCCGAGGTGTAGCAGCCACCGACCCCGCTGTCAGGACCGGCCTCGAGAATGCAACAGAAAGTTCCCCGCAGCCTGAGATCCCCAACACAGCAGGAAAGACCCCTACACATACCTTTACGCTCCCTGTCTTTCGGTCTCTTTTTACCAAACGTTTCTTGATCTTTCTATTACCAAAGTCATGGATGCTCGCTTTTAAGAAAGAACTTAAGCTGAATAAAATAGCACCCTCAGATAAGCACTGTTACAACATCCAAAgggcagaaaggggagggagaggagaatcgAACTGGCCAGGCCCAAGTCAGGCCTCGGCGCAAATGGGTGAAACCAAACCCTAAGCCCAGACTGCCGGGGCTCTGGATGGAAACTCTGGACACGCAGTGCTCTGAACCCACACCAAGTGCCACCAGCCCAGATCTGCCACTCGACCTTGACGCTCAAGTTAGGGCGCCTTGGGACCAACAGTCGCCTGGGATGCATTTAGTCCTATCCGCCCCTTTTAGAGACGGGGAGACTGCGACTTTGCAGGGAGATAACTGTGGCTCTGGGGAGGAATTCGGCCAACCGGGCACCGCCCAGGGGCTGCCGGACCTCCGCCTCCATCCACAGCAGGAAGGCAGGGGGTACCCCAAGACCAGACAATATGAGttgaatgaaggagaaagaagagaggggaagagagagaaagaaacggCGGACCGCGGCAGGATGAACCCCGGGCTGGCGTTAGAAGTCCCGACTTCAAATCTGGGTTCCGTTGTcacccagctgtgtgaccccgggCAGTCGCTGACCCCCTGAGTCTCAGCTTGCTCCTCCTCGCTGCGGGGATAAAAGCGTCTACTTCACGTCGGAACAATTGAGTGAATGCGGGAAGCACCGGGCACGAGGCCCAATAAATGATAGGTGCCCGATCAATGCTAATTAAACAGTGTGAGTtagggacagaggaggagagcaCGCTCCAGGCAGAGTGGCGGGGGGTCCCCCCAAACCTGCGGGCCTCAGAATTTGCTCTGTCTCAGGAGATTTGGGAAACCCATGCCTCTGAGCCAGCCCCATTTCCTGCCCAAATTAAACAGTAACCGCCCAAGGTCAGGGAAAGGGCCTTGTCGGAACAGGTTTCTCTCCGAGGGGCGGCTCGGCCTTGAGCAGGTGgtcccacccccacacctgccTATAAGTGTGTCCCTGCCCACCTCGACGGCCACTCGGTCCTGAGCCAGTCCCACTCGCAACATGTTGGGCTTCACCACCCTAGCCGCGCTCCTGGCCTGTGGTAAGCCGTGGGGCGGGGACTAGCTGGGgccggcaggctctgtgctcaggctGGCCTCCCCGGGGACAAGGAGAGCGGCGGGGGGCTCTCCCCAGCTCCAGGAAAGGGGATTTGGGGCGACCAGCTGTGTGTCAAGCAAGGCACTCGCCTGCTGGGCAGCCCTTGTTTCCATATCTGCAAAATAGGCTGATGATGTGGCCGGGGGACAGTCACCGCCTCATCCCGGGCTCTCTCCAGGGACCATAAGGGCCTGGCTTTCTCAGCGTTGGCATCTCTTCCTTGGGGACCGATGCTTTGTTCACCCATTTTGGTGACCTTCTCCCAGACAGGAATCAAGGGACTTGGCTTGAATGTCACTTACTCTGGGCGGGACAACAACAAGCCACTTCACCTCTCTAGATCTCACTGGCTCCTTTGACAGATGAGAGCACTTGATTGAGAGTCCTTCCGGCTAACGACAACGACAGTCCTAAGTAATAATAGCAGCTTGCTGTTTGTTACATGTTTACCATATGCCAGGCGCCGCGCCAAGCCCTTGACAGGCAGGAGCTGATTTGACTGGCGCAGCAACCTTGAACGGCAGGGTCTATCAACacctccattttatagacgaggaactgaggctcagcgaGGCTCAGCGAGGCTCAGGATCTTGCCTGAGATCGCATGACTGGTTAACGGTGGGGCCGGAATTTGAGTCCCGGGCCGTCTCGCTGCAGAGCACATGCTCCTGACCGCTCCACCCAGCTCCCCAGCCCTGACAGTCTGGAACCCTGGATTCGGTGCTCACACACTCCCATTTCGCTGCGGTCTAAAAAGGGACAgcagggacagaaggaaagacgCAGCTTTATCTGGGGACACACACGCAGCTGCCTTTTTAGTTCCTTCAACGCCTCAAACATTCGCTCCGCGCCAGGCCTTTTGCTAAAGTCTTTCTACGCGTTGTCTGATTTCGTCCTCAGTTCAAACTCACCAAGCTGGCGCCACTCTTCCCATCGCACAGAgagggaagctgaggcccagagaaccaGCCGGCTTCCCCGGGCAGTAACACCCGAGCCCGCGTCTGCCCAGCCCCAAAGCCTGTGCCCTTGccacctgccccttccctgctgggggTGCCGGCCCCTCTCACCCGTGCGCTTCCCCTCCCGAATCCCCCAGCCTCCAGCTGCGGGGTCCCCAGCTTCCTGCCCGACCTATCGGCCCGAGTGGTAGGAGGAGACAATGCCAGGCCCCACAGCTGGCCCTGGCAGGTAAGCATGCCgctgcaggggtgggaggtgggctgcAGAGGGTGGCGGGGTGAGGGTCCCGGGGCTGACatgtggcccccccccccccgcccccgctccagATCTCTCTCCAGTACCTCAAGAATGGCACGTGGAGACACACGTGTGGCGGCACCTTGATTGCCAACAGCTTCGTCCTCACAGCCGCCCACTGCATCAGGTGAGCGGGGTGACGCCCAGggaccccgcccccgccccggggtgCCGGCCTGATGACtgcttttattgagcacctactacacaCCCCAGGCACTGGGCTCCCGAAGCCGCTTCTACCCAGTAGCTTCGCCGTTCACCTCTTCATGCAGCAAGCATTTATTGTGCGCCCACAGCGTGCCAGGGCACGCGGCGGTGAGGACGCTCCGGGCTCGcagggagcttacattctagcatAAGAGCAACAGGCCATTCAACAGGTAGCCATCTGACGTATCGAGTGGCAACGAGGAAAAATAAGGCAGGCCGGAAAGCGGGAGGGGTCCCATTTTAAACGGGGTGGCCAGGGGAGGACCCGAGGGAAGTGAGGGAAGGGTGTtccgggcagagggaacagccagtgcaaagacCAGGAGGAGGGAGGCTACTTGGTAGGTGTGAGAAATAGCGTGCGAGCAGGGGTGGCACGGGGGAGGCAGGAACGAACGCGAGATCATCCGGGCGAGAGGCGGTGGCGGCTTGGACCGGCTCGCGTCGCAGCCACCTGGGCAGGCGATGCCAACGCGGTCTCCGCcgtacagatgagggaactgaggcccagggccGCCCCCCCTGGGAATCAGGGTAGACTTGACCCCGAGAGCAGGGTCCTCACCCTGAGCCCCGGGGAGGGTCCGTGCCGATGGAGACTCGCTTCCCCAAAACGATGCCCACGGTGGCCACAGGCCTGGGCCGCCAAAGCTCCGAGTTGCCTCCCTACCCCTCTGGCCAGCAAGGGCAGGAAGCCACCCTGACCCagtccccttcctctgctcagcaACACCAAGACCTACCGCGTGGCCCTGGGCAAGAACAACCTGGTGGTGGACAATGAGGAAGGCTCCCTGTACGCGAACGTGGACACTATCTTTGTCCACGAGAAGTGGAACTCCTTCCTGGTGCGGTGAGTGCCCGCCGTTTCACGGCCCCTGGGGGAAGCGCCGATATGGGGGCGGTGGGGGTCCCCGATATGACAGAAcccgcccccaccctgtccctggaCCCCGTCCTCACCCTGACCAGCCAGCAGACGACCCCTTTATGCAAAATGGAGAAATGCTAAATGGAGACGGACGCCTCTTCCGTCTCCATCATTGGCCAAGGGTTCCCAGAAGCTCCACGTGGAATAAAGACCCCCGAGGCCCCCACGGTGTCTTGCCTGAAGTCTCTCAGCCAGAGGCCACGCCAGGACTCGCCGTTACTGAGTGCCTCCTGCGTGCCCATATTGCAATAATCTTATTTAACTGTCACAACAGCCCTAGACAAGGAaccgagactcagagaggttagggagcacgtcccaggtcacacagcccagactcagagaggttagggagcacgtcccaggtcacacagcccagactcagagaggttagggagcacgtcccaggtcacacagcccagactcagagaggttagggagcacgtcccaggtcacacagcccagactcagagaggttagggagcacgtcccaggtcacacagcccagactcagagaggttagggagcacgtcccaggtcacacagcccagactcagagaggttagggagtacgtcccaggtcacacagcccagactcagagaggttagggaGCACAGCCCGGGTCACACAGcccagactcagagaggttagggaacacgtcccaggtcacacagcccagTATGTGGCAGAACAGGGAATCAAACCAGCTCTGCCTAGGCTCACCAGCTTCCATTCTGTtcacatgaaaatattaaaactcgCATCTACAGGGGCCCCTCTTCGATCATTTCCAATTGGCTTTAAGGTCATGTCTCGTTGGTACGTAGCCTGCAGCGGCCCGGAAAGTTCCTGCTCTAGTCTCCCCTCCATAGAGCCTCACATGATGGGAAGGCACATGAGACGGAAGTTTCCTCTCAAGGGGCGCGCCACGGTGTTGGGAGGCGGGTGTCATCTCTGTCTGCCACTAGGAAACTCGCTGTCCTCGAGGAGGACTCCTGGTCACCCTAGGCTTGGCTCCCGGCTGACAGCCTGGGCTGCTTAGCCTTAGCTCGCGGAGCCGGCGTCCTCCTACACACTCACCGCCTCCACTTTGGATTCCAGCAACGACATTGCCCTCATCAAGCTGGCGGAGCCCGTGCAGCTGAGTGCCACCATCCAGGTGGCATGCCTGCCGGAGGAGGGCTCTTTGCTGCCTCAAGACTACCCCTGCTACGTCACAGGCTGGGGCCGCCTCTGGAGTGAGTACAGCCCCGGGCAAATCATGAgagccttcctggaggaagcgGCTCCCACGATAAGCGCACCGCCCGCCGTTGCCCGacccttttcctttctgtctcaacATCTTCACATCTGTTTTACCCTTGTGATAGTAACAGCTCGTATTTGTTAAGCACCTACCGCGTGTCAGACCCTCTCGCAAGGGCACCTGAGGGGTGTCGTAAGATTGGAACTTGTCAAGTACTCAGAGCGGCGCCTGGTCTAATTGACTACGAAATAAACCAGGCAAGCCGCTGGGGGCAGGGGATTGGAGCTTCTGGAAAACCACATGCCTAAGTTAAAAGGGTGCATGCAAATAAGCGAAAGCACAGAAGACTCACAGAAACACGCAGGTCTGTCCTGGGAAAATCCGGGGGGAAGAAAGACCTCGGATGGTAGGACACCAAAGGCGGACGCGACAAGGAAATGATGGACCCTGGGGAAACCCCAGAATCCAAGTTAAAGATAAGTCAACGCAGTGGTTATCTCTGGAGGGCTTCCTACAGATGAGCTCTGCCTCCCGCgggctcccttccccaccctcagaAGGGTCTCTGACTCAGACTTTGGGACCGCAGGCTCGGAGTCATTTCTCTCCGTTAAGggcccatgtgtgtgtgtgtgtgtgtgtgtgcgtgtgtgtgtgtgtgtggctgcccCCGAGGGAAGCCAGAGCTCACCTGGGTCCCGCCCCGGCCCCGTCCAGCCCTCTGTTCCCCGAAGGCCTGGCGCCGTCCGGGCTGACGCGGGGCCAACAtctgtccccccttcccccccccagcCAACGGCCCCATTGCCGACGAGCTCCAGCAGGGCCCGCAGCCCGTGGTGGACCACACCACGTGCACCCAGAAGGACTGGTGGGGAAGCATGGTGAAGGACACCATGGTGTGTGCAGGTGGGGACGGTGTCATCTCGGCCTGCAACGTGAGTGTCCGCACCCCGCACCGTGTCCCTGCCCCACGTGGCCGAGTGGaagggggcagtgaggagggcaaaggaggtgcgggggggggggacccgcATGAGCAAACCCTCTCCCTGGTTGGGCCCGGGGGGCTCAGGGGAAACCTGTCAGCCCCACCCCTCCGCGCTATCGTGCGGGCAGGGGTGTGGAGCGAGTTCGAGTCCTAATCCCGCCACTTGGTAGCTGTGCAGCCTTGGGCAGGctgcttcccctctctgagccccagttttccCAGCTATAAAATGGAGGCACCGTGAGCACAGGGTTGATGTGAGGACCAAGTCTAACAAGCGTAGAAGAGACCTCATCGAAGTCAGAGGCAGGGGGCTTAGGCAACCCGACCCAGAAACATCTAAAACCATCAGAAACGGTCCTGTTTTCAAACACacgacccctccccccactcccacccttccTTGCTCCCCCGGGTCTCCAGTGTGGCTCCTGGCATCCTCACCTCTCTGTGCAGCTCGCAGAGCCTTAGACACGACCTGAACAGCTAGGgaagccaaggcacagagagggttaTCCTtatcccaagatcacacagcaaccTAAGAGCTAGCCTGGGACTCCCAAACCTCATCCCCACCGCCTCCCTCACCGTGGACAGGCCGAGGCCAAAACAGGGGGTCTCAGCcccctatccccccacccccgtgacCCGCCCCTGCCTCCCAAGCCTCTGGGGGAGGCCCCGGGGGCTGACCTCTGCCCGGTCGGCCACAGGGAGACTCGGGCGGCCCACTGAACTGCCAGGCTGAGAACGGTTCCTGGGAGGTGCGAGGCATCGTGAGCTTTGGCTCCGGGCTGGGCTGCAACACC belongs to Panthera tigris isolate Pti1 chromosome C1, P.tigris_Pti1_mat1.1, whole genome shotgun sequence and includes:
- the LOC102964812 gene encoding chymotrypsin-C is translated as MLGFTTLAALLACASSCGVPSFLPDLSARVVGGDNARPHSWPWQISLQYLKNGTWRHTCGGTLIANSFVLTAAHCISNTKTYRVALGKNNLVVDNEEGSLYANVDTIFVHEKWNSFLVRNDIALIKLAEPVQLSATIQVACLPEEGSLLPQDYPCYVTGWGRLWTNGPIADELQQGPQPVVDHTTCTQKDWWGSMVKDTMVCAGGDGVISACNGDSGGPLNCQAENGSWEVRGIVSFGSGLGCNTLKKPTVFTRVSAYIDWINEKMQL